In the genome of uncultured Sphaerochaeta sp., the window TCTCCTGGTGGATGATGCCGCTGCCACCGGTCATCCATTGGCAGCAACCGTCGTCAATGGTACCGCTGTTGCCCATGCTGTCCCCATGCTCGATCTCCCCTTCAATGAGATAGGTGACCGTCTCGATGCCCCGGTGCGGATGCCAGGGAAAGCCTTTGACGTAATCCTTCGGATCGGTGGCATCAAACGCATCGAGCATGAGAAAGGGATCGAACTCCTTCACATCATGGTAGCCGATGACCCGTACCAATTTCACGCCTGCCCCATCGTACTGGACAGCGCCTCCTGTGATTCTCCTGATCGGTTTTACCTGCATGGTGACTCCTTTGGTGTAGGAAACACAAACCGGCCTTGCTTCAGGCAAAGCCGGTGATACAAATCCTAGATGACCAGTGAGGGTGGGTTGAAGACCCTGCTTGCCAACTCTTGGTTGAGCATGAAGAGCCCTCGGTTGTCCGAGCCGAAGACTTCAAACTTCTGGATGTTCTCCTGTGCGTTCATCTCCTCCTCACCCTGTTCCTTGATGAACCAGTTGAGGAACTCCAGGGTACGATAGTCCTTCGCCTTGGAAGCTTCCTCGTAGATGGTATTGATGGAGGCTGTCACATACTCTTCGTGCTTGAGCGCTTCGACAAGCGGCTGCTTGAAGTCCTCATACTTCATGGTGGGGTCGGCAATGGCAGAGAGGGTAACGCCATGGCCATTGTTCAGCAGGTACTGGCGGAAGAGCATGGCATGACTCATCTCCTCCTGAGCCTGGACCTTGAACCAGTTCTCATACCCAAGAAGGCCTTTTTCTGCATAGAAGGTTGCCATATCCAGATAGAGATAGGCAGAGTAGAACTCCTTGTTCACTTGTGCATTGATCAGGTCAGCAATTGGTTGTGCCAGCATGGGAATTTCTCCTTATGAGTGTACCGTGATATGCAAAGTATACTAGTAAGATTTCGTATCGACAAGGTCTGAAGAGGGGGGGAGTTGTTTCCCATGAATTGACGGTGTAGAATGCACTCCATCATGAAACCGAAGCGCAAGCAGTCCTTGCAACCCAACCATGTCCTGTTGATTGGCTTTCTTGCCATCATCCTCATCGGCTCTCTCTTGCTGATGCTCCCGATTGCCCGGAACCAGAACATTTCCCTCTCCTATATCGACGCCCTCTTCATCTCCACCAGCGCTGTCTGTGTAACCGGGTTGGTTACCGTAGATGTGGCTCTTACCTTTTCCTTGTTCGGTCGTACCGTCATAGCGTTTCTGATACTGCTCGGCGGTTTGGGATTTGCCTCCATTGTCATCTCCTTCAGCTTGTTGCTGGGCATGAACATCGGCATCGGAAAGCGTACCCTGATCAAGGAGGCGTACAACCTTACCTCCATGCAGGGAACGCTGAGGGTTGTCCGGGCGGTTGCCATTGCCGGGTTCGCATTCCAGGCATTGGGGACCTTCATTGAATATTTCATTTTCCGGAACACCTATGCACCCTCCGCTGCGTTCGGCCACGCCTTGTTCAACACCATCAGCGCATTCAACAACGCAGGCTTTGACCTGATGGGGGAGTACAAAAGCCTTACCGGTTATCGTCACTCCTTGGGAATGAACCTTACCACCGCTATGCTGATCATCTTGGGTGGAAGCGGCTTTTTTGTGCTTGCCGATGTGTTTCGCAACCGGAGGTGGAACAAGCTGAGCATGCATACCAGGATTGTACTTTCCATGAATCTGATCCTGCTTGCAGGCGGCACCATCTTTTTTGCCTTGGAGGAACGGCTGGATCTGCTTGCCTCTTTTTTCCAGAGTGCCACTGCACGTACGGCAGGGTTCAATACCGTGGATATCGGCTCGTTCAGCCAAGCGGGGTTGCTGTTCATGATGGCTTTGATGTTCATCGGTGCCTCGCCAGGTTCAACCGGTGGTGGTATCAAGACCACCACGACGTTCACCCTGTTCTTGAGTCTCAGCTCACTCATGTTTCGTCGTGAGCCGGCGGCATTCAAGCGCAAGGTAGGCAATGAGAGTATCCTCAAAGCATTTCAGGTGTTGCTTCTTTCCTCGTTTCTGGTAAGCGGAGGAAGTTTCCTCCTCTTGCTGATTGAGGGAGAGCGTTTCAGCTTCATCTCCATTCTCTTTGAGACGGTGTCGGCATTCGCCACCGTTGGACTCTCCACCGGAATCACCACGGAACTTGCATCCCTGTCCAAAGGGGTCATCATGATCATCATGTTTGCCGGAAGGGTTGGCCCGATCACCATCGCCACCAGCCTGAAAGCAAAACCATCTCATCTCAGTCATGTCGAGGAACAGGTGTTCATCGGCTAGTGGAGGCACATACCATGAAAAAGGAATTCGATCCGGATGCATACGGCATCATCGGCTTGGGAAGATTCGGACTGTCCCTTGCTTTGGAACTCACCGCAGCAGGGAAGCAGGTCATCGTCCTGGAGATTGAGGCTGAGAAGCTGGATGCAGTGAAGGACCAGATCGAGAACATCTATCCGGTGAAGGCCATCACGGCTGATGTGCTCAATGAATCGGGCATCTCCCACTGTCATACGGCAATTGTCTGCATCGGAAAGGATATCGAGTCAAACATCCTGGTGACCATGAGCCTCTTGGAGCTGGGCATCCCCCGAGTCATCGCCAAGGCGACCAGTCCCAACCATGGCAAGGTGCTCGAACGCATCGGGGCGGAGGCTGTGTTTCCTGAAGTGGAGATGGGTGCCCGTCTTGCACGCTCTTTGGTGTCGACCGGTACCTTGGACTTCCTTGAGCTGTGTGAGGATTTTTCCATTGCCAATATCAATCTCACCTCTGTGTTTGCAAAACAGACAGTTGGCGAATTGAATGTACGCAAGCGATTCCATCTGAACATCATCGTAGTGATACGAGAGGGAAAGGCCATCAGCGAGATTGTACCGGAGCTGATGCTGCTGGAGAACGATGTGCTGGTGGTTGGCGGAACCAACGAAGCCATCAAACGATTTGAGAAGGCTAATGAAGACTAGCCGATCGCTTGGCTTCCGTCTGCCAGATCCTGTGCATAGTGAGCGTACTCCTCGGTGTTCTCTCTGATCTTCTCGTACTCCTCATCAGAGAGGGTGCGCACCAGCTTGGCGGGAACACCCATCAGCAGGGAGCGGGGAGGGAAGCTCTTGTTCGGAGAGACCACCGACCCTGCACCTACCAAGGACTGCTCGCCGATTGAACTGCCATCCAGTACAATGGCTCCCATCCCGATGAGACACTCATCGGCGATGGTACAGGCGTGCAATATCGCGCTATGCCCAACCGTACAACGATCGCCCACCACCAGATTTCGGTCCCGGGTCACGTGCAACACGGCATTGTCCTGGATGTTGGTCTGCTTTCCGATCTCAATCGAGCCCACATCGGCCCTGAGGGTCGCATGAAACCAGACTGAGGAGCCCTCTTTGAGTGTCACGCTTCCGATGAGGTCGGCGGATGGGGCAATCCAGCATCCCTCACCAATCACAGGCTTGTTCTCGTTGTGTGCATACTGCATGGCTGCATTGAACCATATTCAAAGCGTGATGTACAGGGAGTGGTAAAAAATTTGCGAATGACTTGCAAATTTGTACCAACTTCAGTATCTTGGAATGCGTACCAGGAGGTACCATGAACAAGCATTTTCCCACTCTTTTGTATATGTTGCTTCTTGTTCCCGCCCTTGTGTTCTCAACGGGGACTCGTGAGCAAGCACCCGATGACACCTTGCCCGTTGTGGCCGTGAGCATTCTTCCCCAGGCCTATTTTGTGGATAGGATCGCCCCGTCCCTGGTGGATGCACTCACCTTGGTGGGGGAGGGGCAGAATCCCCACTCCTACGAACCATCCCCCTCACAAATGGCTCGCTTGGCAAAGGCGGATGTATGGATTCTCAGCGGAACCGACTTCGAGCATGCCCTCGAGGACAAGATCCAGGCGCTGTATCCCAATCTGCTCGTAGTCGACGGAACGCAAGGGATGACCTTGCGCACGCTGGAAGCGCATGACCATGAAGAGGAAGCGGCTCATGAGGAGCACGATGAGCATGATTTGAATATCGACCGGCATACCTGGCTTGGCTGGTCCCAGGCCAAGGTCCTGGCAACCAATACCCAAAAGGCGCTCTTGGCCGTGCTCGACGAGGAGCATCATCAGATGATAGAAGCAAACACCGCGACCCTGCTTTCTGAAATCGATGCACTCTTTGCCGATATGCAGAAAAAACTTGCTCCGCTCTCCGGGAGCACCGTCTTCGTGTATCATCCCTCCTTCGGCTACTTCCTCGACTCGTTCGGCCTGATGCAGGAAGCAGTTGAGACCGGAGGGAAGGAACCTACTGCACGCGATCTCTCCCTCCTGATCGCTAAAGCCAAGGCAGAGAACGCCCAGGCAATCTTCGTGCAGAAACAATTCCCTGCAGCCAGCGCCCAGACCGTGGCACAGGCCATAGGAGCCGAGGTTCTCGCCCTCGATCCGCTTGCCTACGATTGGCTGGAGAATATCCGCCTGATGGGAGAGACGTTGGCGAACGTCAGTGAGGGGCAGCAGCGATGAGCGTTCCTATTGTTCTCCATTTCCATGAGGTCTCGTTTTCCTATCCGCATCTGACGGTACTGGAAGATGTGAGTTTTCACGTCCACGAGGGTGAGTTCATCGCCCTTGTAGGCCCCAATGGTTCAGGCAAGACCACGCTTTTGAAGCTCATCCTTGGCCTTGAGCAACCCAAATCAGGGACCATCGAGCTCTTGGGGCAGAATCCCAGCAAAGCCCGTGTCCAGATCGGGTACGTGCCTCAGCATGCGTCCTACGATCCCAGCTTCCCCATTTCGGTCCTGGAGGTGGTGAAAATGGGAATGGTGGAAGCGCGTGGCAGGCAACCCAAGGAAAGGCTCAAGGAGATGGCTCTTGAAGCGCTGGGTCAGGTTGAGCTTGCCGCTCTTGCCGAACGTCCCTACAGTGATTTGAGTGGGGGGCAGCGCAGGCGTGTGTTGGTTGCCCGTGCCCTTGCCTCCAAGCCGGGTCTCCTCATCCTGGACGAACCGGTGGCAAACATGGACAAGGAGAGTGAGGTGCGTCTCTATGCCACCCTTGGGAAACTCAAAGGAAACACCACCATTCTCATCGTAACGCACGACATGCGCATGGTCTCTTCCCTCACCGACCGGGTCTTCTGCATTGATGCCCACAAGGAGGGCAAGGTAGGACGCACCGTGGTCCAGCATATGCTGCAGGATGTGGAAGGGGATGGCAGCAAGCGGGTCCTGCACGACATTGAGATCCCTGCAGACCAGTGCCAGTATCCCAGGGAGGCTGACAATGAGTGAACTGCTCAGTTTTTTCAAGGCCCTGTTCAGTCCAGACTTCCCATTCGTACGCAATGCGTTCTTCGCAGGGGTGCTTTCTTCGGTCCTCTTCGGTGTCCTGGGGTCGGTGGTCACCGTCAAACGGATCGCCGGCCTTGCCGGAGCCATCAGCCATGCAGTGCTTGGCGGTATCGGGATCTCGCTCTATCTCTCCGCCACAGGCAAGGTTCCCAACCTCAGTCCCATGGTAGGAGCCATTGTCTTTGCCCTGCTCTCCGCCTTGATCATCGGCACAGTCTCATTGAAGTCAAAGCAGCGTGAGGATACAGTCATCCAGGCCATCTGGGCGATAGGGATGAGCATCGGGGTGCTCTTCATGGCCAAGACGCCGGGCTACACCGACCCCTCCAGTTATCTGTTCGGCAATATCCTGCTGATCTCCACCCAGGATCTTGTATTGCTTCTGGTCCTCGACATCATCGTCATCCTGCTTGCCTGGTACTTTTATCCCCAGATAGAGGCAACAAGCTTCGATGAGGAGTTCAGCCAGGTCCGGGGTATCCCCACGCGTTTGGTCTTCTTGGTGATTCTTGCCATTACTGCCGTGGCAGTAGTGCTGCTGCAGACCTTTGTAGGTATTGTCATGGTCATCGCCATGCTCACCCTTCCGGCAGGGACAGCAGGTTTTGGGGCCCGGAATCTGGTCTCCCTGATGATTGGCTCCACGCTGTTTGCCCTCCTTTTCTCGTTCGCCGGGCTTGCCGCAGGCTGGATGCTCGATCTTCCCGTAGGAGCAATGGTCGTGGTTATTGCAGGAGCCTTTTTCCTCGGTAGATCCGCTGGACATCTTATCAGGATGAGGAGGAGCACATGACCAAGGCACGAAAAGCCATTTTGGAGGCGCTTAAGGTCAGCACCCAGCCGGTGACGGCAATGATGCTTGCCAAAGAACCTTCGCTTGCTTACGACCAGGCAACGGTCTACCGGAATCTGCACTACCTCGAGGAGATGGGGATGGCCCAATCCTTCATTCTTCACTGTACAGAGCATGGGACTGAGCGGTATTACAGCTATCGGGGAACGGAAACCGGTACCCACCACCACTGGTTTCACTGTGAGAAGTGCCACTGCTTCATTGACCTTGGAAGCTGTGGCTACGACGAGCAAATGCGTTCCTGGGAACAGAAATGGGGGTTCACCATCACCGACCACACCTTTTTCCTGACCGGGACTTGCAAGCAGTGCAACTCCTAGTTGTTGATCAGGGAGAAAAGCTGAAGACGGTTGTTGACGCCCAGTTTGGCATAGATGTTCTTGATATGGGTCTTCACGGTATTGGGGGAGATGAAGAGTTTTTTCGCAATCTCCTGATTGCTCAGCCCTTCCACCAGGAGGGTGATGATCTCCCGCTCGCGGTCTGAGATTCCCAGTTGCTTTGCCTTTGCGACGGTAAGTTTTCCTGCCTTCTCATAGGTAAGGAAATACCGTCGGCTGATGAAGTAGTAGAGATAGACCGAAAGTACGGCAAAGCTCAGATAGACAAGCTTGAACGCAACCTTCCTGAAGAACAACAGATCCAAGGGAAAGAGAAAGAACAACGGCAGAAAGGTGTAGCAGATACCCTTCAACAGCCGCTCTTCCTCCCAGGTTGTTGCGCGTTTTGCATAGATGCAACCCAGGATTCCATGGATGACCAGAAACATGCTTGCACTGAAAAAGTGGTAGCGGATGGTATCATCGAGGGCTTTGACCCAATCGCCACCACTTTTTGCAAAGACAATCCACAAACTGAGTAGGAAAAAGAGAAGGATCAGGAGGGAGAGGATGCGATTGCCCAGATGTTTCTGTTCGTCGCTCGCCTTGATCAGCCTGATCAGGTATCTGCTGAGCAATAGCAAAAGCAAGGTGGTCAAAAGGATGGAGAGCAGTGTGGCTCCCAGGGCGAACACCTCATACGATTTAGATTGGAGCGTCGGTTCATCCAGCACCCTGCCCAGGTAGGTGGCCAACAAGGTCAGACAGACCTGCAGGCTCAGCGGGGTGAGAACGGTCAGGAAGGAACCAGTGTAAGCATCGTTCATCCGGACCCGCAAGAGGATGCACAGACAGGTGATGGAAACCACCAAGGCTGTGGTGAGGAAGAGCAGGAAGTCGGATAGGATCAGCATAGAGTCCCTCCCTGCCAATCCTACCATACACTTGCTGCTAGAACCAAGCTTGCATGCCTACCGTACAGCCATCATTTTCGTCCCAACTCTTGTACAAGCTGCTCTTGTCACCCAATGCGCCGTAGAAGGTTGCTTTCCCAAACACCTGGAGATTGTCCTGCAGAGCATAGGAGAGCCCAAGCAGAAGTGCGTATCCTTCACTCTCCATCTGATAAGTCAAAGCCCCTCGGATTGTCAGCGTCTGCTGCAGCAGAGGCTGTTCCACCACGAAGATGAGGGTATTCTCATACGCCTTGCCATCGTAGGAGGCGAGAAAATCGATATCAGAAGAATTTGTGCTGAAGTCGAACACATACCTTCCTTGATAGGCAAGGGCGAGGAAAGCCGAAGTGGTAGGGTGTGTATAGGAGAGCTCTGCAAGGTAGGCCATCTTGTTGTTGAAGAGAGCGCTGTCAGTTCCCTTGCTGTCTTCACTGAGAAAGAAGCCTCCTTCAAAGGCCAACGTGAAGGGCTCAAAAAAGAGACTGGATTCCAGACCGAAAAGCTGGTAGCGGGTGTAGAGCAGGTTTATGGAGAGTGGGGCCAAGCTTGTGATCGAAAATCCCGGGTCAGGATAGTGCCCATTGAAATAGAGCAGTCCTGCATCCAGCTTACCCTTTGAGATGCGATAGCGGCTGCCCACCTCGTATGCTGAGAGTGCATGGGTATCCATCTCCGTAAAGGAAGCAGTTGAGAAGGCCGTTGGGACAAGGCTGTACCGCCCCTCGGTGGGAAGATACGAGGGGGTAAACCCCGGTTTTGCCACCAGCTCGAGCGAGCCGGCATCCCCATACGTGGTGAAGAGGACCAGAAAGGTCGGCCTTTTCATCTTCTCCAAGTCATCTACCAACCCCCGTCTGAGATCCCTGCCTTGCAGAACGTCAACGACATGGCTTACCGAGGCACTCCCCCAGGGATGGGTGAACACTCCCGCCTTGAGGGAATGCTGACCGAAGAACAGGGAAAGGGACAGTTCGACCGATTCCAGACTATTGCTTGCCGAGTCGTAGGAGAGGGAGGCCAGTGCCCGGTAGCGCTCCTCGTTGTACTCCCCGATGAAGGAGAGGTCTGTCTGTTGCTGGAACTGCTTGTCCAGATAGAGGCCGAATCCTGATTCGAGCTCGAACGAGAGGGTTCGGCTGGCCTGCTCGGCAAAGAAATCGAAACTGTACAGAGGCAGCAGCATAAGGACAAGCAGAAGTGTTATGAGTATGCGTTTCATCAGAGCCTCCCGGTTTCCAAGAATTTCAGGGTGAAGTACGCGCTGTTCAGCGGAATATCGAAGCGAGTCTGCACCATCTCCAGTCGGGTTGCATGTCCGCTGCTTTCCGTGGTCATCGTAAGGACCTTGGCAATGGGTTTCCCGTTGGCCACAGCGGTTTGGTCGGTGACCAAAGTCTTCACCAGTGTCGTTCCGTCCAAATCAAAGAACTTCACCTGCAGGGGAAGGAAGGTTGTCTTGTCCACGTGGGATACCGTCTTGCCATAGGTCGTTTTCTCATAGGGGACAGATTGGATGACATACTGTGTCGCATCCTCCTCCAGCATGAGATGCTGGGCCTGGTTGTCGTCATACGTTGTGGAAGCCATATCCGCATACGAGAAGTCGCTTCCCATGAAGGAGCCCCCTTCTTCTGAGGTTCCGATCCGTCTGCTCCGCTTCAAGGCGGGAAGGTAGATCCACATCTCATTTTTGCCGTCCTCCCGCTCAACGGAGAGAAAGCGCGTATTGCGCACATTTTCCGGGGAGAGGAACACCGTCAGGGTCGAGGTCAGGCCATCCTTGGTCTGGCTCAAGGTCTGGATCCTGCGTTCGCGCAACTGGCCGTCCGGCTCAATGAGGGTGAGCCTCAGGTCGAGGGCGGAGGAGGTGGAGCTCTGTACATCCATGACCTTGGCCATGATTTGGGCAGCCGTCAGATCGGCCCAGAGCAAGCTGGATGCCAAGGTGAGCAACATAAGGATGGTGGATAGTCGTTTCATGGTTTCCTCCTGGTGATGAGTGAGCTGTAGTGCACTTTGATGGCACCGAGCAGCAGCAAGGCACTGAGTGCTGCGCTGATCATGCCGATGGAAAAGAGCAGTCCCATATTGGCTATGGGGATGAAGCGGCTGAAGAGCAAGCCGGAGAATCCCAAGGCAACCGAGGCCGCATTGGCAAGAATCGCCTTGCCGGTTGTTTGCATGATGGCTGCAAAGTCCTGGTCATTGCGCTGGAAGGCGGAGATCAGGTGGATGGCATAGTCGATTCCCACCCCGATGCAGAGGGCAGCCAGCAGGCTGGTGATGATATCCAGCTTGATGGAAAAGATTGCCATGGCAGCGAACACCGCCGCCAAGGCAAAGATGCAGGGTATCATGCTGAGAGTGGCAAGCTTGGCCGATCTGAACGTAAGCAGAACCAAGAGCCAGACAGCAACCAACGAGCTGAAGAGGGAGATGACCTGACTCTTGGTCACAAGATCGGTGAGGGCAAGGCTTACCGCTTCCCCTCCTCCAATCTCAACCGTCCAGGTTGGGGGAAAGAGGGTGGGGATCAGCTTTGTCAGATGTCTCAGCGTCTGCGTATCAGCGTTTTTGAGCAACACGGTGATCAGCAGATGCTCGGGTTCGAGTGGGTCATCGATGAATGCGTCAAGGGAAGCGCTGTAGAGCAGCAGATATTGGGCGATGAGGGATGCAAGCTGGTCCTCGGTTTCGAGACCATAGTCTGTTGGATCAAGGGGAATTTCGTAACGTCCTTGTCCTCCGGCCTGTCCGGCTGAAGACTCGTACGGCTGCTCGTTCACCGTTTCTGGCGACAGTTCGGAGAAAAAATCAAAGACCGGCTCGTTTGCTTCCCTCTGGGGAGTCGTCATCGCATCCCCCGGGCCGAGCAACTGGTTCATCCGTTTTACGAAGGGAAGGATGGATTGGACCGAGCCTACAAACGGTTCTTCTTCCAAGCGTTCTGTTGCCTTTTCGATGGTTTCAAGGGTTCTTGGATGGAGCGCAGGCTCGTTTGGCTTGATCATGACTGAGAGGGAGAAGATGCCCTGCATCCGCTCGTTGTATGATTGGGTGTCCTGTACCAAGTCAGAGGACTTGGAAAAGAACGCGAGGACGTTTGTCCCTTCCTCCAGCTTGCTGTAGGAGAGTGGCAGGATGATGGCTGCCAAGAAAAGTGAGATGAACAGGGTAGCCTTGCCATAGCGGTTTGCAAGGGAAATCTCCGCTCGAAGCCATACACCTTTGCCTACTCTCTTGTGCGCGCTGCGGCGTACCGGCTGTTGGTAGATCATACGGATCAGGGCAGGCAGGAGAATCAGGGAACCCAAGGCACAGACAACCACCCCGATGAAGCTGAGCAGCCCGAAGGTTCTGAATGGAAGCAGGGGGCTGGTGATCTGGGCAAGGAAGCCAAAGGCTGTTGTGGCCGCAGCCGAGAGGATCGGGTAGGTGTTCTTCCTGACAACCCTGGAGAGTGCTTCCTCCACCCCCCACGCTTCATACTCCTCAAAAAAATGGCTGAAGATGTGGATGGTATAGGCACTGCCGACAATCAGCAGCAACACCGGTACCAACATGGTGGCCATAGTGAACGTGATGCCTGTCAGGCTCATGATGCCCAGCATCAGTGAACTGCTGAAGAGCAACGGCACCAGGCAGAGCAAGGTTGCCTTGATGCTCCTGAGAAAGAGGAAAAGTACGAACATGATGAAGAGACCTACTACCGGACCGAGTATGGCCATGTCGGAAAGGAGGCTGAGCTTGATCTGCTCGTTGACCACCGGCAACCCCAAGAGGGAAATCTCCAAGCTTCCCCGCAAGGGATCGAACATCTGCCTGAGAGAGGCAAGCAGGGCGGACGCGTTGTAGTCGGTCTGTGTTTGGATGAGGACGGACGCACTCGTCCTGTCTTCGCTGAGGAAGATGCCCTCATAGAAGCTTGGCCAGCTGTCGATGCGTTCATCCATGTCCTTACGACTGCCCATGGCAAGATCGACGACGTCCACCCCATCCTCTGCACTCTCCATATGCTTGAGGTTGGTGATCGAGTTGACCTGTTTCACCCCTTCAAGAGAAGCAATGCTGTCTGTCAGGGAGCGTATGATGGCGAGGTTCTCCTCACTGAGGATACCCGTTTCATCGTACAAGCCTACGACCAAGGTATCGAGAGACCCGAATGTTGCCTCAATCCTGTTGTTCGTCTCCACCACTGGAGCCTTGGTTGGGATGAATACATCAGTGGATGAGTCAACCTTCAGCCTACCGATTCCCAAGAGGCCCAGAACAGAGACCACTGCACATACGGCAATAATGACCGCATCGCTTTTCCTTTTGTATCCCATACCCTCACTGTAGTGCGTGGTCTCAGAAGCGCAATCGCCCCATCAGAGCATTCTGTCTCACCTTTTCGGGTGAGTGATTGGAATTGGGCTTGGTGTGTACGCTTTACAAAATGCGTTGCATCCATGATGATTGGCCTAGGGGGCATGGTATGAACTATACGAAGATTGTGGCCACACTCGGGCCGGCGAGTTGCACGTATCCGATGATCAAGGCCATCCTTGAAGCGGGGTGCCGGGTCATTCGTCTCAACTTCAGCCACGGAAGTCATGAGGAGCAACAACTGCGTCATGATCTGGTTCGCCAGGCAAGCAGGGAGTTGGGCATTGATGTCGCCATCCTGATGGATTTGCAGGGCCCAAAGATCCGTCTTGGGCAGCTGAAGGAAGCTTCCTACACCCTTGCCAAAGGGGAGACCCTGGTGGTTACCACCGAGCCCTGCCTGGGGACCCGCAACCGGGTGAGCATCGATTACCCCTACTTGCATGAGGAGATTCTTCCCGGCTCAAGGATTCTGATCAATGATGGGCTGGTCTCGTTGGTGGTCGAGCGAGTCGAAGGTCAGGACATCCATTGCAGGATGCTGGAGGAGGGGACGCTTATTGCACGCAAGGGGGTTAACCTTCCCTCGGTTCCCCTGCGGTATCTCAACTCATTCACCAAGAAGGATGAGGCAGACCTTGCCTTTGCATTCTCCAATCAACTCGATTACGTAGCGCTCTCTTTCGTACGGAGTGCTGAGGATGTGAAAGCCCTGAAGGCATACATGCTTGCCACCTTCGGCTCGACGATACCCATCATCAGCAAGATTGAGAAGCCTGAGGCTGTGGTGAATCTTGCATCCATCATGGCCGAGTCGAGTGCCATCATGATCGCACGCGGCGATTTGGGTGTCGAGGTTCCTGCCGAGGAAGTTCCCTTGATCCAGAAGGCCATCATCCGTTCCTGCATTGATGCAGGGCTGCCGGTCATCACGGCTACCCAGATGCTCGAATCGATGATGCACAACCCCCGTCCTACCAGGGCGGAAACCAACGATGTCGCCAACGCGGTGCTCGATGGGACCAGTGCGGTCATGCTCAGCGGAGAGACCGCTGCCGGGGAGTATCCCCTGCAGGCTGTCACTACCATGGCACGAATCGCGAGCCTTGCCGAACGCAGCACGGCTTTCCGTCGCCAGGTCTTCAATCAGATCAGCACCCTCGATCCTGAGCGCAAGCAGACCAAGACAGAAGCGGTGGGCATGGCTACCCGCGAGCTGGCCCTCTCCATCCAGGCTTCCTACATTGCCTGTTTCACCCAGTCGGGATCGACTGCGCGACTCATAGCAAAATTCCGTCCCTCTGTCCCGATCATCGCTTTCTCCCCTCTGGTGGGTGTGGTGCGGTATCTTGCCCTCTCCTGGGGTGTCACCCCGATCCTGATCGATCCCCAGGAATCTGTTGATCAGCTCCTCGCATATGCTCCCGAGTACCTGCAGGAACATGGTCTGGTCAAGCAAGGGGAGACTGTGGTCATTACCGCAGGGGTTCCGGTAGGAAGCTCCGGCAAGACCAATATGATCAAGGTGGTGGAGATCGAGTAGGTCAGTTGGGTTGGAAGGAGATGGCTGCCCCCAGGCTCAAGGCTCTTCCCTCATGGTCGAAGAGATCCAGAGCGCGCAATTCCAGCCCCAGATGCACCGATTTCACCAGTTCAAACGGAATCAGGCGCAACCCCACATTCACCAAGCCCCGATCATCGGC includes:
- a CDS encoding potassium transporter TrkG; its protein translation is MKPKRKQSLQPNHVLLIGFLAIILIGSLLLMLPIARNQNISLSYIDALFISTSAVCVTGLVTVDVALTFSLFGRTVIAFLILLGGLGFASIVISFSLLLGMNIGIGKRTLIKEAYNLTSMQGTLRVVRAVAIAGFAFQALGTFIEYFIFRNTYAPSAAFGHALFNTISAFNNAGFDLMGEYKSLTGYRHSLGMNLTTAMLIILGGSGFFVLADVFRNRRWNKLSMHTRIVLSMNLILLAGGTIFFALEERLDLLASFFQSATARTAGFNTVDIGSFSQAGLLFMMALMFIGASPGSTGGGIKTTTTFTLFLSLSSLMFRREPAAFKRKVGNESILKAFQVLLLSSFLVSGGSFLLLLIEGERFSFISILFETVSAFATVGLSTGITTELASLSKGVIMIIMFAGRVGPITIATSLKAKPSHLSHVEEQVFIG
- a CDS encoding gamma carbonic anhydrase family protein — protein: MQYAHNENKPVIGEGCWIAPSADLIGSVTLKEGSSVWFHATLRADVGSIEIGKQTNIQDNAVLHVTRDRNLVVGDRCTVGHSAILHACTIADECLIGMGAIVLDGSSIGEQSLVGAGSVVSPNKSFPPRSLLMGVPAKLVRTLSDEEYEKIRENTEEYAHYAQDLADGSQAIG
- a CDS encoding TrkA family potassium uptake protein codes for the protein MKKEFDPDAYGIIGLGRFGLSLALELTAAGKQVIVLEIEAEKLDAVKDQIENIYPVKAITADVLNESGISHCHTAIVCIGKDIESNILVTMSLLELGIPRVIAKATSPNHGKVLERIGAEAVFPEVEMGARLARSLVSTGTLDFLELCEDFSIANINLTSVFAKQTVGELNVRKRFHLNIIVVIREGKAISEIVPELMLLENDVLVVGGTNEAIKRFEKANED
- a CDS encoding ferritin yields the protein MLAQPIADLINAQVNKEFYSAYLYLDMATFYAEKGLLGYENWFKVQAQEEMSHAMLFRQYLLNNGHGVTLSAIADPTMKYEDFKQPLVEALKHEEYVTASINTIYEEASKAKDYRTLEFLNWFIKEQGEEEMNAQENIQKFEVFGSDNRGLFMLNQELASRVFNPPSLVI
- a CDS encoding ABC transporter ATP-binding protein, with protein sequence MSVPIVLHFHEVSFSYPHLTVLEDVSFHVHEGEFIALVGPNGSGKTTLLKLILGLEQPKSGTIELLGQNPSKARVQIGYVPQHASYDPSFPISVLEVVKMGMVEARGRQPKERLKEMALEALGQVELAALAERPYSDLSGGQRRRVLVARALASKPGLLILDEPVANMDKESEVRLYATLGKLKGNTTILIVTHDMRMVSSLTDRVFCIDAHKEGKVGRTVVQHMLQDVEGDGSKRVLHDIEIPADQCQYPREADNE
- a CDS encoding Fur family transcriptional regulator, translating into MTKARKAILEALKVSTQPVTAMMLAKEPSLAYDQATVYRNLHYLEEMGMAQSFILHCTEHGTERYYSYRGTETGTHHHWFHCEKCHCFIDLGSCGYDEQMRSWEQKWGFTITDHTFFLTGTCKQCNS
- a CDS encoding zinc ABC transporter substrate-binding protein; the encoded protein is MNKHFPTLLYMLLLVPALVFSTGTREQAPDDTLPVVAVSILPQAYFVDRIAPSLVDALTLVGEGQNPHSYEPSPSQMARLAKADVWILSGTDFEHALEDKIQALYPNLLVVDGTQGMTLRTLEAHDHEEEAAHEEHDEHDLNIDRHTWLGWSQAKVLATNTQKALLAVLDEEHHQMIEANTATLLSEIDALFADMQKKLAPLSGSTVFVYHPSFGYFLDSFGLMQEAVETGGKEPTARDLSLLIAKAKAENAQAIFVQKQFPAASAQTVAQAIGAEVLALDPLAYDWLENIRLMGETLANVSEGQQR
- a CDS encoding metal ABC transporter permease — encoded protein: MSELLSFFKALFSPDFPFVRNAFFAGVLSSVLFGVLGSVVTVKRIAGLAGAISHAVLGGIGISLYLSATGKVPNLSPMVGAIVFALLSALIIGTVSLKSKQREDTVIQAIWAIGMSIGVLFMAKTPGYTDPSSYLFGNILLISTQDLVLLLVLDIIVILLAWYFYPQIEATSFDEEFSQVRGIPTRLVFLVILAITAVAVVLLQTFVGIVMVIAMLTLPAGTAGFGARNLVSLMIGSTLFALLFSFAGLAAGWMLDLPVGAMVVVIAGAFFLGRSAGHLIRMRRST